One Bacteroidota bacterium DNA segment encodes these proteins:
- a CDS encoding diadenylate cyclase: MPNTIRLFMWGYQRDFQISAKVSAESLFGALDPALDPEVVLVGGRLGSESNRHPLCVDPEDGDIPLDQLDGLAEQVEQAQRDDPENEIIHSHPVAEQNCKRRVRWRAFSEGVARTLALHRPDRAFFASFPQPVEHHLVTCVLHLDRGALEAHPRLHQADYLHRFVVPTSLVEATIQTFLDKCTDELSRSEPGMWLSGRGPADLLRNAGRRLMTNPGRRLAWGGQNDDLYDQVDAVSALRYEGAEGKGRLLLTDKDGTGVRRTLTLESPVPLKAGRAARKLVEMATSQLDLLATPVAGIYGLGTADPDDDPSEERVFEVVFLKGNAWELRHAGVPLMRVAGGIPELPRDPIQRADFDTLVKRVLGSPGDLDPDALWTAVEAARRQRHGTLLVVSTGAASEAARLAAQSTPVEPVTLTPALVHAVSAIDGAVLVDAAGTCHAVGAILDGMAADGGDPGRGARYNSAHRYVETAARDLGHRTLAVVVSEDGMVDALPALRPQLDLAEIETRLADLRHHRENPHESRTLFCRTEAWLRKHAFYLDAEQCEEVNEAVRSVRQAWHEAEPTAIRVVDRPLAPHPDFDQSYLTETEEP, translated from the coding sequence ATGCCGAACACGATCCGCCTCTTCATGTGGGGCTACCAGCGTGACTTCCAGATCTCGGCGAAAGTCTCTGCCGAGTCGCTGTTCGGCGCTCTGGACCCTGCCCTGGACCCCGAGGTCGTCCTCGTCGGTGGCCGACTCGGCTCCGAGAGCAACCGCCACCCCCTGTGCGTGGACCCCGAGGACGGCGACATCCCACTCGACCAGCTTGACGGCCTCGCCGAGCAGGTCGAACAGGCACAGCGGGACGACCCCGAGAACGAGATAATTCATTCGCACCCCGTCGCTGAGCAAAACTGCAAGCGACGGGTCCGTTGGCGCGCGTTCTCCGAAGGCGTCGCGCGGACGCTGGCCCTGCACCGGCCCGACCGAGCCTTCTTCGCCTCGTTTCCCCAACCCGTCGAACACCACCTCGTCACGTGCGTGCTCCACCTTGACCGGGGCGCTCTGGAGGCTCACCCTCGGCTCCACCAGGCCGACTACCTCCACCGGTTTGTCGTGCCGACCTCACTGGTCGAGGCCACAATCCAAACGTTCCTCGACAAATGCACCGACGAGCTCAGTCGGTCCGAGCCTGGCATGTGGCTCTCCGGACGGGGACCCGCCGATCTCCTGCGGAACGCGGGGCGCCGCCTCATGACCAACCCAGGTCGGCGCCTCGCCTGGGGCGGGCAGAACGACGACCTCTACGACCAAGTCGACGCGGTCTCAGCGCTTCGCTACGAGGGGGCCGAGGGGAAAGGGCGGCTCCTACTCACCGACAAGGACGGGACCGGGGTCCGGCGCACGCTGACGCTCGAGTCGCCGGTCCCGTTGAAGGCGGGCCGGGCGGCCCGCAAGCTCGTCGAGATGGCGACCTCCCAACTCGACCTCCTCGCCACGCCAGTAGCGGGGATCTACGGGCTCGGCACGGCCGACCCGGACGATGACCCATCCGAGGAGCGCGTCTTCGAGGTCGTCTTTCTCAAAGGAAACGCCTGGGAGCTCCGCCACGCCGGGGTCCCGCTCATGCGCGTCGCCGGCGGCATCCCCGAGCTCCCACGCGACCCCATCCAGCGCGCCGACTTCGACACCTTGGTCAAACGGGTTCTCGGGTCGCCCGGTGACCTCGACCCAGACGCCCTGTGGACCGCCGTCGAGGCCGCGCGCCGCCAACGCCACGGGACTCTCCTCGTTGTCTCCACCGGGGCCGCGTCCGAGGCTGCCCGGCTCGCCGCCCAGAGCACGCCGGTCGAGCCGGTCACCCTCACGCCCGCTCTCGTCCACGCCGTCTCGGCCATCGACGGGGCGGTCCTCGTGGACGCCGCCGGGACCTGCCACGCCGTTGGTGCCATCCTGGACGGCATGGCGGCGGACGGCGGCGATCCCGGCCGAGGCGCCCGCTACAACTCGGCTCACCGGTACGTCGAGACCGCCGCGCGCGACCTCGGCCACCGCACGCTAGCCGTCGTCGTCTCCGAGGACGGGATGGTCGATGCCCTCCCCGCACTGCGTCCCCAACTCGATCTCGCCGAGATCGAGACGCGGCTCGCAGACCTCCGCCACCACCGCGAGAACCCCCACGAGAGCCGGACGCTATTCTGTCGCACCGAGGCCTGGCTTCGCAAGCACGCCTTCTACCTCGACGCCGAGCAGTGCGAGGAGGTCAACGAGGCCGTCCGGAGTGTCCGCCAAGCGTGGCATGAGGCCGAGCCCACAGCCATCCGGGTCGTGGACCGCCCGCTGGCACCCCACCCCGACTTCGATCAATCCTACCTCACGGAGACGGAAGAACCCTAG
- a CDS encoding HAMP domain-containing sensor histidine kinase — protein MTDLAETFNGLLARLEASVARERRFTANAAHELMTPLATLRSEAEVALRREREPEAYRETLGRVVEDVAEMTGTVQGLLELARAESLVRTPDARVDLGALVRQRVERVRSDADAKGLSLTVDADDDVRIAAETAPLAQVVDNLVSNAVKYTPTGGRVHVTLRHRDLDGRHLDAARLEVTDSGPGFDDATCERLFDRFFRADTPEVQAESGSGLGLAIVKAIVEGYGGEVGCESGGPGQGATFWAALPCLDTA, from the coding sequence CTGACGGACCTGGCCGAGACGTTCAACGGGCTCCTCGCCCGGCTGGAGGCGTCGGTCGCGCGCGAGCGGCGGTTCACGGCGAACGCCGCCCACGAGCTGATGACGCCGCTGGCGACGCTCCGGAGCGAGGCCGAGGTCGCGCTCCGCCGCGAGCGCGAGCCGGAGGCCTACCGCGAGACGCTGGGCCGGGTCGTCGAGGACGTAGCCGAGATGACGGGGACGGTTCAGGGCCTCCTCGAGCTCGCCCGCGCCGAGTCGCTCGTCCGGACGCCCGACGCCCGCGTCGACCTCGGCGCGCTCGTCCGCCAGCGCGTCGAGCGGGTGCGGAGCGACGCCGACGCCAAGGGTTTGTCCCTCACGGTCGACGCCGACGACGACGTCCGGATCGCGGCGGAGACCGCCCCCCTCGCACAGGTCGTCGACAATCTGGTCTCGAACGCGGTCAAGTACACGCCGACCGGTGGCCGGGTCCACGTCACGCTGCGTCACCGGGACCTGGACGGGCGGCACCTGGACGCGGCCCGGCTCGAGGTGACGGACTCCGGCCCGGGGTTCGACGACGCCACGTGCGAGCGGCTGTTCGACCGGTTCTTCCGGGCCGACACGCCGGAGGTCCAGGCCGAGTCAGGGAGCGGGCTCGGGCTCGCGATCGTCAAAGCCATCGTCGAGGGGTACGGTGGCGAGGTGGGGTGCGAGAGTGGTGGGCCGGGGCAGGGGGCCACGTTCTGGGCGGCGCTGCCTTGCCTGGATACCGCCTAA
- a CDS encoding bacteriorhodopsin yields MTATTWYWIGTAAMALGSVVFGLGAARAEHRPREILYTLNFFICLVAFALYLTMAMGFGAFVSADGTKTTWVRYATWGLTTPLLLLDLTLIASSRNVLAAQLIGANTFMIGTGFIATLLPEDARALTWYVVSCGAYLGVAYMLLGPYRRSAVAAHPRSVSAFRRLVTVHVFLWTLYPVVWLISPEGLDVVGDTWEAGLFTALDVVAKVGFGLLALNTLATVAQNGEFLGDEADHRTTVPRRPLGTHPA; encoded by the coding sequence ATGACAGCGACGACGTGGTACTGGATCGGCACAGCGGCGATGGCGCTCGGCTCGGTCGTGTTCGGGCTCGGCGCGGCGAGGGCTGAGCACCGCCCGCGCGAGATCCTCTACACGCTGAACTTCTTCATCTGCCTCGTCGCGTTCGCGCTCTACCTCACGATGGCGATGGGGTTCGGGGCGTTCGTCTCGGCCGACGGGACGAAGACGACGTGGGTCCGCTACGCCACGTGGGGGCTCACGACGCCGCTCCTGCTCCTCGACCTCACGCTCATCGCGTCGAGCCGGAACGTGCTGGCGGCCCAGCTCATCGGGGCCAATACGTTCATGATCGGGACCGGGTTCATCGCGACACTGCTCCCCGAGGACGCGCGGGCGCTTACGTGGTATGTCGTCTCGTGCGGGGCCTATCTCGGCGTGGCCTACATGCTCCTCGGACCGTACCGGCGGAGCGCGGTCGCGGCCCACCCCCGGTCGGTCAGCGCGTTCCGGCGCCTAGTGACGGTCCACGTGTTCCTGTGGACGCTGTATCCGGTTGTCTGGCTGATCTCGCCCGAGGGCCTCGACGTGGTCGGTGACACGTGGGAGGCCGGGCTATTCACGGCCCTGGACGTTGTAGCGAAGGTGGGCTTCGGGCTGCTGGCGCTGAACACGCTCGCGACCGTGGCGCAGAACGGGGAGTTCCTGGGCGACGAGGCCGACCACCGCACTACCGTGCCACGCCGACCCCTCGGCACGCACCCCGCCTGA